A stretch of DNA from Cyanobium sp. AMD-g:
AGCCTGCAGTTGCGTGAGCGCCTCGAGCTGGAGCTGAGCCTGGCCCGGGCCATTGATCGGGAGCAACTGCGGCTGTATTACCAACCCCAGATCGATCGGGGTGGCAGCCGGATTGCGGGAGCCGAGGCCCTGCTGCGCTGGCGGGACCAGAGCGGCCGGATGGTGTCACCGAACGTGTTCATTCCGCTGGCCGAGAAGACCGGCCAGATTCACAGCATCGGCCTCTGGGTGATCGAAGAGGCCTGCCGTCAACTGCACGCCTGGCACAGGCAGGGGCTGCGGCCGGGGAAAGTGGCGATCAACATCTCCGCCCTGCAGCTGGGGGCCGAACACCCCTCCCTGGCCGAGCTGCTGGCCGGGGCGCTGCAGAACTACGGCCTGTTGCCCGAGAATCTCGAACTGGAGATCACCGAAACGGCCCTGCTCAACGATCCAGGCCGTGCTGGCGAACAACTGCGGCAGCTCGCCGAGAGCGGTTTCAGCCTGGCGATCGATGACTTCGGCACGGGCTATTCCTCGTTGGCCATGCTCCATTCCCTGCCCCTCGACAAGCTCAAGATCGACCGCTTCTTCGTCGACCGCCTTGGCAATGACGATGCCGACCTGGCCATCGTCAAGGCCACCATCGTGATGGCCAAGGAGCTGGGATTGATGACCCTGGCGGAAGGGGTGGAAACCCGTGAGCAGCTGCGGATGCTTCAGAACCTCGGCTGCGACCAGTTCCAGGGGCACCTGCTGGGCCGCCCCATGTCCGCCGACGCCTTCGGCGCCCTGTTGCGGCTCGCTGCCGCAACCTGAACCCGCGCCTACCAGCTCACCCCGTGCAGCTTGGGCAGGGGGGCGGTCTTGGAGGTCACCGCGAAGAGCCGTGGGATCCGGTGGCTGTTGTACACGCGGAATTCGCGCACCACGCTGGCGCCTTCCTCGCGCACGGCCTGGTTGAGCACCAGGGAGCCATCAGGATCAGAGACGGAACGGTGGAACGTGCCGGGGGGAATGCGCAGGATGTCGCCGCCGCAGTCGAGGCGAACAATGTGATACGGGTAGTTCCAGCCCAGGTTGACCAGGAAGAAGGTGCGGCCGCCGTGCATGGCCAGCAGGTTGTCTTCCTGATGGGGATGGAGATAGAACTGCCAGCTGCCGGACTCCTGACAGTCGGGCGGGCTGATCGCCGGGCCCGAATGCACCACCAGATCCCGCTTGTTGGACGTGGGCACGGTGATATCGAAGAACCGCACCGACGGGGTGTCGCGGAACTTCTCGTAGGGGATCAGCTCGAACATCGGAGCTGGACGGGGCCCCTGGGCGGCACCGCTGGGTGGGCGGCCTTGCAGCTCGTCTCTCGACGGGACGGTGGCGGTCATGGGAGCGACTTCGTCAGAAGCCTCTGCGGTCTCTTCAGTGAACCTAATCCTGGCGGGGTCCCACGGTGAGATCGGCTACGAAAGCCCGCGGGCGTTGGGCCAGTTCCAGTGGTGGTGATGCCTAGGGTGAGACCTCTGCGCGCCGGGCCCATGGGCCGCCACGACCATTGTTTCGGCTTTGAGGCCGACTTCGTCGGCGACCTGCGCTGCATCCCGATGGCGGTGCGGCGCAAGCTGGATCTGGTGGGCGTCAAGCTGAAGCTGAGCCACTGGGCTGACCTCAGCGACCAGGAGCGGCAGCGGTTGCTGGCCTGGCCGGACGACCCCGCTGCCCTGGCGGAGCTGGACGACTGGCTCGGCCGGCGCACGGCCGGCATGGCCGCCGGCGCCGCGGGCCGGCTGGAGCCCGCCTGCGATGCCCCGTGGCAGCAGGGCGATGCTCCCCCCCCGGTGCTGCTCGCCTCCTGCCAGCAGCTGGGGCTGGGCCTGCCCCCCCACGCCTGGGGGGAGCTCGATGAGCTGCAGCGCTTCGCCCTGGTGAAGCTCAGCCATCCGGGCCATGAGCACCGCAACCTGCCGCGGGCCTTCGCCGAGTTCGGCCTCAAGGCATGAGTGGCCTGAGGGCCTGCCTGCTCAGTGGCGGTGCCAGCCGCCGCATGGGCACGGACAAGGCCCTGCTGCCCCATCCCGCCGGAGGCACCTGGCTGGAGTTCAGCCTGGCTCGGCTGGCGGCGCTGCCGCTGCCGATCACCCTGGTCAGCCACCACCGGGCCCACCAGGTCCTGGCGCGACCCCTGGGGGACGGGCTGGGTCACCCGATCAGCCTCCTGGCGGAGCCGCCGCCCCGGGAGGGTCCGCTGCTGGCCCTCGAGCGTCTGATGGCGCACCACCCCGGCCAGGGCCTGTTGCTTTGCCCGGTGGACATGCCCTGGTTGGAGGCGGCCGCCCTCGAGGCCCTGCTGGAGGCCACGGCCGCTGCCCCTGGCCCCGCCCCGATCCACCTGGCCCATGACGGCCAGCGGCTGCAGCCGCTGCTGGGGGTTTACCCCGCCCATGCCGCCCGCCGCCAGCGGCTGCGGGCCTTCACGGCGGCGGGCGGCCGGCGGCTGCAGGACTGGCTGGCGGAGGAGGTGGTGGTGCCGGTGCCGCTGCCGCCGGAGGGTCTGCGCAACGCCAACCGGCCCGACGACGTCACCGGCCTGTGGCCCTAGCTTGCCTGCCATGGCGGAGCGTCCCCTGGATCTGCATGGCCGGCCCCTGGGGGTGCTGCGGCTGTCGCTGACGGCCCGTTGCAACCTGGCCTGCCCCTACTGCTGCCCGGATCTGGAGGATCCGCCCGACCTGCTGACCCTGGCGGAACGGGTGGCGCTGGTGGAGGCGACCGTGGGCCTGGGGGTGCACACCCTGCGCCTCACCGGCGGTGAGCCCCTGCTGCACCGGCGCCTGGAGGAGCTGATCGCGGCCCTGCAGCCGCTGCGGCAGCGCGAACCCCATGATCCCCGCGGCGCCCTGCGGGAGATCGCCCTCACCAGCAACGGTGTGCTGCTGGGCGCCGAGCGGGCCCGGCAGCTGAAGGAGGCGGGGCTCGATCGGATCACCCTCAGCCTCGATGGCACCGACGGGGCCAGCGTGGCCCGCATGGCCGGCCTGGGGGGCGCGGCCGCCGGCGGGGCGGTGCTGGAGAAGGTGCTCGCGGCGATCCGCCACGCCCGGGCGGCCGGCTTTGATCCGGCCCGCGGGGAGCTGAAGCTGAATGCGGTGATCACGCGCTCGGGCAATGCCGACCAGCTGCTGCCCCTGGCGGAGCTGGCCCGGCAGCAGGGGCTGGAGTTGCGCCTGATCGAATTCATGGACGTGGGCAACCGCAACGGCTGGGCGCCGGAACAGGTGCTGCCGGCGGCGGAGATGGTGGCCCGCATCGGGGCGGCCTGGCCGCTGGAGCCGGTGGGCCGCACCCCCCACGGCACCGCCAGCCGCTGGCGCTACCGCGACCGGGACGGGCTGCACCTGGCGGTGGTGGCCTCGATCACGGCGCCCTTCTGCGGCGACTGCAACCGGCTGCGGATCACCGCCGACGGGGTGGCCTACAGCTGCCTGTTCGCCGCCAACGGCACCGACTTGCGCCCCTGGCTGCGGCCCCGGTCCGAGCCGGCTCGGTTGCGACAGGCGCTGGAAGGGCTGTGGCGGGCCCGGAGCGATCGCTGGAGCGAGGAGCGCCAGGAAGCGGCGGATCAGCGGCCGGCGCCGGCGGAAATGGCCTATCTGGGGGGCTGAGCGGCTCCGGGCGCTGGAGCCAGCGCCCCCCGCACCAGCACCGGCACCCGCTTGAAGGCCGGGGTACCGCATCGGGGGTCGATCACGGCCTTCATGATCACGTTCACCTCCGGGTAGAACATCAGCGCCGCCCCTTCGCGGATCTCGCCGGGGATGATTTCGACGCCCTCGAGGGCGCCCGCCTCCCCCTGCACCGTCACCCGCTGGTGGGCCGCCAGGCCGCAGCGGCGCAGGTCGGCCCGGTTCATCAGGATCGTGTGGCGGTGGGGCATGCCCCGGTAGCTGTCGCCGGCCTTGTAGACGACGGTGTTGTGCTGGCCGTAGCTGCGGGCCGTGATCAGGGCCAGCACCAGGCCGGTTTCCCCCGGCCCGAGGCCGCCGAAGTGCTCCGCCTCCGGCAGCGTGAGTTCGGGCAGGGGGGTCGGCGCCACCCGGGCCCGGCCGCTGGGGGTGGGGAAGTGGGGGGTGTCGAACAGGCGCCCCTCGACGCTGAACTCCTGCCGGGTGGCATCGATGCGGGCGATCGGGCCGTAGCCGGGCACGGTGCGGCCGATCAGGTCCCGCACGTAGGACGGATCCTGCAGCCGCCCCCAGTCGATCGGATCGGTGCCCATCAGCCGACGGGCCAGTTCGGCCAGGAAGGCCACCTCGCTGATCAGGTCCGCCCGCTGCAGGTGGGTGGTGCCCGGTTCGTTGAGGCGCACGTAGTTGTTGCCCGATTCGGTGGTGGTGCGGTGCGGCGTCTCGAAGCGGTTGAACACCGGCAGCACCAGGGTCTGGCGGGCCGCCAGGCCGTGGAAATGGCCCTGGTTGGGCTTGGTGGCCAGATACAGGATCGTGTCGATGCGGCCCAGGGCGCGCTTCGCCTCGGCGCTGTCGGGGTTGGCGCCCCAGAGGTTGCCCCCCAGACACAGCAGCGCGTCGACCCGGCCGGCATCGGCGGCCGCGATCAGGGCGCGGGTGTCGTAGCCGGGCACCCGGCTCAGGGGCCGGCCCAGCAGCTGCTCGAGGGCCTGCTGCATCTCCGAGCGCAGCTTGACCGTGACCCCCATCGAGCCGAAGCCCTGCACGTTGGAGTGGCCCCGGATCGGCATGGTGCCGGCGCCGGGCCGGCCCACGTTGCCGCTGAGCAGGGCGGTGTTGGCGATCGCCTGCACGTTGTCGATGCCGTTGGCGTGGTGGGTGATCCCCATCGCCCAGGCGAACACCACGCCCCGGGCCGCGGCGATCACGGCGGCGGCGTGCTCCAGTTCCTGGCGGCTGAGGCCGCAGCTGGCGGTGATCGCCTCCCAGGAGGTGCGATCCAGCTGCTCCAGCAGCGCTTCCCAGCCCTCGGCGTGGGCGGCCAGAAAGTCGCGCTTCACGGCGCCAGCCTCCAGCAGGGCCTTCTGCAGCCCCAGGAACACGGCCGTGTCGCTGCCCGGCACGGGCTGCAGGAACAGGGAGGCGATCTCCGAGCCCGCCAGCATCGAGCGGATCGGGAAGGCGGGGGAGCCGAACTTGAGCAGCCCCACCTCGATCACCGGGTTGATCACGATCACCGTGCCGCCCCGCTGGCGCAGCTTGATCAGCTCGTTCATCAGCCGCGGGTGGTTGGCCGGGGCGTTGGAGCCCACCAGCACCACGCAGTCGGCCTGCTGCAGGCTCTCCAGGCTCACCATCGAGGTGCCGGAGCCGAAGACGGCATTGAGCCCCACGGTGGACGGGGCGTGGCAGAGGTCGGAGCAGTCGGCCAGGTTGTTGGAGCCCATGGCCCGCAGCAGCAGCTGCAGCAGGTAGGCGGCCTCGTTGGAGGAGCGGCCCGAGCTGTAGGAGGCCACCCGCTCCGGCGGCACCCGGAAGGCGGCCTCGGCGATGGCGAACACGTCGTCCCAGCCGATGCGCTCGTAGTGGCTGCGGCCCTCCCGCAGCAGCAGGGGGTGGCTGAGGCGGCCGAGGCGGTCGGCCTCCATCGAGCTCAGGGCCTGGAGCTCCGTCAGGCTGCGGGTGCCGAACACCCCCTGGGACACCGCCGGCTGCAGCTCGGCCATGATCGCTTCGACGCTCTTGAGGCAGCGCTGCAGCGGCTCCCCCAGCTCGTCGCGGAAGCCGCCGTGCTGGCCGCCGGTGCCCCAGGCGCAGGAGAGGCAGGCGCTCTTGTGGTTGAGGGTCTGCCAGAGCCTGGGGCCCCGGGGACTGAGGGTGGCCCTGGCCCAGCCGTCGATCAGGGGCCAGCCGCCGCCCTGGCCGGGCGTGGCGGCATCGGCGGGGCTGGCGTTGTCGCTCATGGGGCCGGCCGGAGTTGCCCCTCACTCTGGCCGCTGGGCTCCCCGGGTGGGGGGCCTCGGCCCACCTCCGGGTGGCGCCCGGCCCAGCGAGAATCGGGCCAGCGTTGGAACGAGGCGGCGCCCATGATCAGGCATTTCGACCACGTCACCGTCGTCGTGCGTGACCTGGCAGCGGCCCGGCGCTTCTTCGGGCTGCTGGGCTTCGTGGAGGACAAGGCCGTGCTGATCAGCGGGCCCCAGTTCGCCGACTACATGGGGGTGGAGGGCATCGAGGCCGACCACGTGACGCTCGTGCTGGCCGGCGCCACGCCGCGGCTGGAGGTGCAGCTGCTGCACTACCGCCACCCGGAGCCCCTGCCCGAGCCGGCCATGGACAACCTGGCCCGGGTGGGTTTCAACCACATCTGCTTCGCCGTCGACGACCTGGAGGCCACGGTGGCCCGGCTGCGGGCCGGGGGTGTGGAGCTCCGCAACGCCGTCATGGAGTTCCATCACCGCAAGCTGGTCTTTCTCCGGGGGCCGGAGGGCATCACGGTGGAACTGGCGGAATGGAAGGGCGGCGCCGCCCCCTAGCTGGCGACCGCCAGCAGCGCATCCAGCCGGCCCTGGCGCTCCAGGGTGTAGAGGTCGTCGCAGCCGCCCACGTGGGCCCCGTCGATGAAGACCTGGGGCACCGAGCGCCGGCCGTCGCTGCCCCGGGCCACCATGGCGTCGCGGGCGTCCTCGTCGCCATCGATGACGTACTCGGTGTAGGTGACGCCCTTGCGGTCGAGGAGCTGCTTGGCCCGGATGCAGAACGGGCAGAAGCGCCAGGTGTAGATCTCGACCTTGGGCATGGAGGGCACGGGTGACTCAGGTTTAGCCATTCTGTCGAAATGGCACCGGCCCGGACGTCATGGAGTTGACGCACACCCTCCGGGAGTGGGTCCCCCACCAACCTTTGAGTCCCCACCATGCAGTACGCCGTTCTGATCTACGAAAGCGAGCAGGACTTCGCCGACCGTCCCGGCCTGATGCCGGCCTATGCCGCCTACTCCCGGGCCCTGGCCGAGGCCGGCCACATGGCCGGCGGTGAGGCCCTCCAGCCCACCCACACAGCCACCACCGTGCGCCTGCGCCACGGCGAGCGGCAGGTGCAGGACGGGCCCTTCCCCGACAGCAAGGAGCAGCTGGGCGGCTTCTTCCTGATCGATGTTCCCGACCTCGACGCCGCCCTCACCTGGGCCGCCCGCTGCCCGGCGGCGGAGCGCTGCGCCGTGGAGGTGCGGCCCGTGCTCGCCATGGAAGCCCCCTGAGATGGAGGGGCGGCGGGCGGCGGACCTGGCGGCACGGCAGTCCTTCGGCAAGCTGGTGGCCTGGCTCACCGCCCGCTGCGGCGATGTGGCGGCGGCGGAGGACGCCCTGGGCGATGCCTTCCTCGCCGCCCTGCGGCGCTGGCCCAGCGAGGGGGTGCCCCGGGCCCCCGAGGCCTGGCTGCTGGTGGTGGCCCGGCGGCGTCTGATCGACCGGGCCCGCCGCGACCGGACCCTGGAGCAGCTGCTGCCGGAGCTGGACGCCGCGGCCCCCGGCCTGGATCTGGACACCTCTGCGAACGCCATGGAGATTCCCGACGAGCGGCTGCGGCTGCTGTTTCTCTGCGCCCACCCGGCGATCGATCCGGGGATCCAGGCGCCACTGATGCTCCAGACCGTCCTGGGGCTCAACGCCTCCCGGATCGCCGCCGCCTTCCTGGTGGCACCGGCCACCATGGGTCAGCGGCTGGTGCGGGCCAAGGCCAAGATCCGCGACGCCGGCATCCCCTTCGTGCTGCCGGACGTCGAGGCCCTGCCGGCCCGCTCGGCGGCGGTGCTGCAGGCGATCTACGCCGCCTACACCAGCGGCTGGAATGGCATGGGCGGAGACGGCCGTGACCGGGGGCTGACCCAGGAGGCGGTGCTGCTGGCGCGGCTGTGCGCCGACCTGCTGCCCGAGGAGCCGGAGGCCCGCGGCCTGCTCGCCCTGCTGCTGCACTGCCAGGCGCGCCACGGGGCCCGGCGGGCCGCTGACGGCAGCTACGTGCCGCTGCTGGAGCAGGAGCCGGGGCAGTGGGACGCCGCCCTGATCGCCGAAGCCGAGGGGGCCCTGACCCAGGCCTCCCGGGCGGGGCGGCCCGGGCGCTTCCAGCTGGAGGCGGCGATCCAGTCGCTGCATGCCCATCGCGCCGTCAGCGGCAGGGTCGACTGGCCGGCCCTGCTGGGGCTCTACGACGCCCTGCTGGCCCTGGCCCCGAGTGCGGGGGGCCGGGTGAGCCGGATCGCCGTGCTGGCCGAGCTGGCGGGCCCCGCCGGCGCCCTGGCCGAACTGGAGGCTCTGGCGGCCGCCGAGCAGGCCCTGCGGGAGCACCAGCCCTGGTGGGCGCTGCGGGCCCACCTGCTGCAGCGGACCGGCCAGGACAGCCAGGCGCAGCAGGCCTACCGGCGCGCCATCGCCCTGGCGGATGATCCGGCGGTGCGGGCGTTCCTGGGCCAGCGGGCCGGCGCTGATCGCCCTGGCTAGGACGGACAACAGCCGACGGCCCCTGGAGTCACCGATGCGCTCTGATCTGCCCGGCGGCCTGACGGCCTACAAACGCACGCCCACCTTTGACGCGGAGACCGTGCCGGCGGGTCTGCGGGCGCAGCACAGCACCAAAGCGGGGGTGTGGGCGCGGGTCGTGGTGCTGGAGGGCTCGCTGCCGTTCCGGTTGCTGGAGCCCGACGAGGAGATGGTGGTGCTGACACCCGAGCGGCCCGGCATCGTGGCGCCCACCCAGTTGCACCGAGCCGAGCCCGGCCCGGGCGTGCGGTTCTACGTGGAGTTTCACCGGGCCGGACCGCCGCTCACGCCGCCTGACGCGGCCGGATCCCGTAGCGATGGCGCACCTCCTCCAGTGGCCGGGGGAAGTCGTCCCAGGGATCCCAGTCGCTGATCAGGTCACGGGTGACGCCGAGGCCGTGTTCCAGGCCGCGGAAGATCACCTCCGGATCGGCCTGGCCGGTTTCGGCCGCCGTGACGGGGGTGGAGCCGATCCCCAGCTGGAACTGGGCCAGGGCGAACAGGATCGTGAAGAAGGGGTCGTTGCGGCCGAAGCCGGCCTGGAAGCCGAGCACGCCGCATTCCTCGCTGGGGCTGGTGCCGTAGCCGCCGAGCACGTGGCAGCAGTCGTGGCGCACCACCGGTGGCGGCGGCCCGCCCAGCTCGCCGGGAACGCTGAAGCCGTTGGCACCGATGAAGGCCAGGTAGGCCCGGCCGAGGCTGCCTTCGGGCAGGTCCGCCAGGGTCCGGTAGCGGCGGGCGAGGGCCGGATCCTCCTGCTTCAGCAGCGAGCGGGCGATCTGCAGGGCTCCGGCGGGGCCCTCATCGCGCAGGTAGGCCGCGGCGGCCCCCCGCTGGAACCCCCGCCGGACGATGTCGAGGCGCACCAGGTTGAACTGGTGCTCGAGCACGTGGCGGAAGGCCTGCACCGGGGCATCGTCGATCCCGAGCGCCCGTGCCGTGGCCTCCAGCCGGGCCAGGCGGGCCTCGCCGGGGGAGTCCTCGAGCAGGGCCAGGACAGTCATGCCGCGCAGGATCCGCTGGCGCCATTCGGGCTCCGGCACCGCCGCCGCCAGCTGCTCCGGCGTCAGGGGCTCCAGCTCCTCGAGCGGAATGGGCAGCCGGATCAGGTGGTCGCGGATGGCGGTGATCGTGCGCAGGGCCATGGGGCTGGGCGGCCCGCCTTCGGCGGCGATCGCCAGCAGGCTGCCCAGGCCGGCCCGGCCGATGGCCTCACGGCGTTCCGGGGGCGGTTGGGCGGAGAGGAGGGGGTTCATGGCGTTCAGGCCAGCTCGAAGCGGTCGAGGTCCATGACCTTGCTCCAGGCGGCCACGAAGGCGGCCACGAAGTGTTCAGCGGCGTCGGCGGAGCCGTAGACCTCGGCGATCGCCCGCAACTGGGCGTTGGAGCCGAAGATCAGGTCGACGCGGCTGGCGATCCACTTCAGATCACCGGTGTGGCGATCGCGGCCCTCGAAGCTGTCCTCCGCCTCGGAGGTCGCCGTCCAGGTGGTGCCCATGTCGAGCAGGTTCACGAAGAAGTCGTTGCTGAGGGTCTCGGGGCGGTGGGTGAAGACCCCATGCCGTGACTTGCCGTGGTTGGCATCGAGCACCCGCAGGCCCCCCACCAGCGCCGTCATTTCCGGGGCGGTGAGGGTGAGCAGCTGGGCCTTGTCGATCAGCAGCTCCTCGGCGGAGGCCGGCAGGCCTGGCCGCAGGTAGTTGCGGAAGCCGTCGGCCTTCGGTTCGAGCACGGCGAAGGAGGCCACATCCGTCTCGTCCTGGGAGGCATCCATGCGCCCGGGGGTGAAGGGCACCGTCACCACGTGGCCGCCGCGACGGACCGCCTCCTCAATGCCGGCGCAGCCGCCGAGCACGATCAGATCGGCCAGGGAGATGCGTTTGCCATCGGACTGGGAGCCGTTGAAGGCCTGGCGGATTGCCTCGTAGGCCTCAAGGGCCCGGGCCAGCTTGGCGGGCTGGTTCACCTCCCAGTCCTTCTGGGGGGCCAGCGCCAGCCGGCCGCCGTTGGCGCCGCCGCGCTTGTCGGAGCCGCGGAAGCTGGCGGCCGCGGCCCAGGCGGTGGCCACCAGCTGGGAGATGGGCAGCCCCGCCGCCAGGATCCGCCCCTTGAGCTCGGCGATGTCGCCAGCGTCCACCAGGGGGTGGTCGACGGGCGGAATCGGGTCCTGCCAGAGCATCACCTCCTCCGGCACCAGGCTGCCCAGGTAGCGGGAGCGGGGCCCCATGTCCCGGTGCACGAGCTTGAACCAGGCGCGGCGGAAGGCCTCCCCCAGCTGGTCGGGGTTGGCATGGAACCGCCGGGAGATCTCCAGGTAGGCCGGATCGACCCGCAGGGAGAGATCGGTGGTGGCCATCATCGGCGCGTGGCGCTTCGACGGGTCGTGGGCATCGGGCACGGTGCCGGCAGCCGCCGGATCGGTGGGCCGCCACTGCCAGGCCCCGGCCGGACTCTTCTCCAGCTCCCACTCGTAGCCGAACAGGTTGTCGAAGTAGCCGCCGTCCCACTGGATGGGGTTGGCGGTCCAGGCGCCCTCCAGGCCGCTGGTGGTCGTGTCGTCCCCCTTGCCGCTGCCGAAGCGGTTGCGCCAGCCCAGCCCCTGCTCCACCAGGCTGGCCGCCTCGGGTTCCGGCCCCACCAGGTCCGGATCACCGGCCCCGTGGCACTTGCCGAAGGTGTGGCCCCCGGCGATCAGGGCGACGGTCTCCTCGTCGTCCATCGCCATGCGGGCGAAGGTCTCACGGATGTCCCGCGCGGCGGCGAGGGGATCGGGCTCGCCGTTGGGCCCCTCGGGGTTCACGTAGATCAGCCCCATCTGCACGGCACCCAGCGGATCCTCCAGCTCGCGGTCGCCGCTGTAGCGCTTGTCCCCCAGCCATTCGGTCTCCGGGCCCCAGTCGATGTCGATCTGCGGCTCCCAGACGTCCTGCCGGCCGCCGGCGAAGCCCAGGGTGGGCAGGCCCATCGATTCGATGGCGCAGTTGCCCGCGAAGATGATCAGGTCGGCCCAGGAGAGGGCGCTTCCGTACGTCTGCTTGATGGGCCAGAGCAGGCGCCGCGCCTTGTCGAGGTTGCCGTTGTCGGGCCAGCTGTTGAGGGGGGCGAAGCGCTGGGTGCCGGAGCCGGCGCCGCCGCGGCCGTCGTGGATCCGGTAGGTGCCGGCGCTGTGCCAGGCCATGCGCACGAAAAACGGCCCGTAGTGGCCGTAGTCGGCCGGCCACCAGTCCTGGGAGGTGGTCATCAGGGCGACCAGGTCCTGCCGCAGGGCCTCCAGATCAAGCCTCCTGAAGGCCTGGGCGTAGTTGAAGCCCGTGCCCATCGGATCGACCAGGGGCGAGTGCTGATGCAGCACCGCCAGGTTCAGCTGCCGCGGCCACCAGTCCCG
This window harbors:
- a CDS encoding VOC family protein, yielding MIRHFDHVTVVVRDLAAARRFFGLLGFVEDKAVLISGPQFADYMGVEGIEADHVTLVLAGATPRLEVQLLHYRHPEPLPEPAMDNLARVGFNHICFAVDDLEATVARLRAGGVELRNAVMEFHHRKLVFLRGPEGITVELAEWKGGAAP
- the grxC gene encoding glutaredoxin 3, with amino-acid sequence MPKVEIYTWRFCPFCIRAKQLLDRKGVTYTEYVIDGDEDARDAMVARGSDGRRSVPQVFIDGAHVGGCDDLYTLERQGRLDALLAVAS
- a CDS encoding nitrate reductase associated protein gives rise to the protein MGRHDHCFGFEADFVGDLRCIPMAVRRKLDLVGVKLKLSHWADLSDQERQRLLAWPDDPAALAELDDWLGRRTAGMAAGAAGRLEPACDAPWQQGDAPPPVLLASCQQLGLGLPPHAWGELDELQRFALVKLSHPGHEHRNLPRAFAEFGLKA
- a CDS encoding GTP 3',8-cyclase MoaA, whose translation is MAERPLDLHGRPLGVLRLSLTARCNLACPYCCPDLEDPPDLLTLAERVALVEATVGLGVHTLRLTGGEPLLHRRLEELIAALQPLRQREPHDPRGALREIALTSNGVLLGAERARQLKEAGLDRITLSLDGTDGASVARMAGLGGAAAGGAVLEKVLAAIRHARAAGFDPARGELKLNAVITRSGNADQLLPLAELARQQGLELRLIEFMDVGNRNGWAPEQVLPAAEMVARIGAAWPLEPVGRTPHGTASRWRYRDRDGLHLAVVASITAPFCGDCNRLRITADGVAYSCLFAANGTDLRPWLRPRSEPARLRQALEGLWRARSDRWSEERQEAADQRPAPAEMAYLGG
- a CDS encoding FdhF/YdeP family oxidoreductase — its product is MSDNASPADAATPGQGGGWPLIDGWARATLSPRGPRLWQTLNHKSACLSCAWGTGGQHGGFRDELGEPLQRCLKSVEAIMAELQPAVSQGVFGTRSLTELQALSSMEADRLGRLSHPLLLREGRSHYERIGWDDVFAIAEAAFRVPPERVASYSSGRSSNEAAYLLQLLLRAMGSNNLADCSDLCHAPSTVGLNAVFGSGTSMVSLESLQQADCVVLVGSNAPANHPRLMNELIKLRQRGGTVIVINPVIEVGLLKFGSPAFPIRSMLAGSEIASLFLQPVPGSDTAVFLGLQKALLEAGAVKRDFLAAHAEGWEALLEQLDRTSWEAITASCGLSRQELEHAAAVIAAARGVVFAWAMGITHHANGIDNVQAIANTALLSGNVGRPGAGTMPIRGHSNVQGFGSMGVTVKLRSEMQQALEQLLGRPLSRVPGYDTRALIAAADAGRVDALLCLGGNLWGANPDSAEAKRALGRIDTILYLATKPNQGHFHGLAARQTLVLPVFNRFETPHRTTTESGNNYVRLNEPGTTHLQRADLISEVAFLAELARRLMGTDPIDWGRLQDPSYVRDLIGRTVPGYGPIARIDATRQEFSVEGRLFDTPHFPTPSGRARVAPTPLPELTLPEAEHFGGLGPGETGLVLALITARSYGQHNTVVYKAGDSYRGMPHRHTILMNRADLRRCGLAAHQRVTVQGEAGALEGVEIIPGEIREGAALMFYPEVNVIMKAVIDPRCGTPAFKRVPVLVRGALAPAPGAAQPPR
- a CDS encoding redox protein — encoded protein: MFELIPYEKFRDTPSVRFFDITVPTSNKRDLVVHSGPAISPPDCQESGSWQFYLHPHQEDNLLAMHGGRTFFLVNLGWNYPYHIVRLDCGGDILRIPPGTFHRSVSDPDGSLVLNQAVREEGASVVREFRVYNSHRIPRLFAVTSKTAPLPKLHGVSW
- a CDS encoding YciI family protein, whose product is MQYAVLIYESEQDFADRPGLMPAYAAYSRALAEAGHMAGGEALQPTHTATTVRLRHGERQVQDGPFPDSKEQLGGFFLIDVPDLDAALTWAARCPAAERCAVEVRPVLAMEAP
- a CDS encoding molybdenum cofactor guanylyltransferase; amino-acid sequence: MSGLRACLLSGGASRRMGTDKALLPHPAGGTWLEFSLARLAALPLPITLVSHHRAHQVLARPLGDGLGHPISLLAEPPPREGPLLALERLMAHHPGQGLLLCPVDMPWLEAAALEALLEATAAAPGPAPIHLAHDGQRLQPLLGVYPAHAARRQRLRAFTAAGGRRLQDWLAEEVVVPVPLPPEGLRNANRPDDVTGLWP
- a CDS encoding ubiquinone biosynthesis protein COQ4 translates to MNPLLSAQPPPERREAIGRAGLGSLLAIAAEGGPPSPMALRTITAIRDHLIRLPIPLEELEPLTPEQLAAAVPEPEWRQRILRGMTVLALLEDSPGEARLARLEATARALGIDDAPVQAFRHVLEHQFNLVRLDIVRRGFQRGAAAAYLRDEGPAGALQIARSLLKQEDPALARRYRTLADLPEGSLGRAYLAFIGANGFSVPGELGGPPPPVVRHDCCHVLGGYGTSPSEECGVLGFQAGFGRNDPFFTILFALAQFQLGIGSTPVTAAETGQADPEVIFRGLEHGLGVTRDLISDWDPWDDFPRPLEEVRHRYGIRPRQAA
- a CDS encoding DUF1971 domain-containing protein, which produces MRSDLPGGLTAYKRTPTFDAETVPAGLRAQHSTKAGVWARVVVLEGSLPFRLLEPDEEMVVLTPERPGIVAPTQLHRAEPGPGVRFYVEFHRAGPPLTPPDAAGSRSDGAPPPVAGGSRPRDPSR
- a CDS encoding RNA polymerase sigma factor: MEGRRAADLAARQSFGKLVAWLTARCGDVAAAEDALGDAFLAALRRWPSEGVPRAPEAWLLVVARRRLIDRARRDRTLEQLLPELDAAAPGLDLDTSANAMEIPDERLRLLFLCAHPAIDPGIQAPLMLQTVLGLNASRIAAAFLVAPATMGQRLVRAKAKIRDAGIPFVLPDVEALPARSAAVLQAIYAAYTSGWNGMGGDGRDRGLTQEAVLLARLCADLLPEEPEARGLLALLLHCQARHGARRAADGSYVPLLEQEPGQWDAALIAEAEGALTQASRAGRPGRFQLEAAIQSLHAHRAVSGRVDWPALLGLYDALLALAPSAGGRVSRIAVLAELAGPAGALAELEALAAAEQALREHQPWWALRAHLLQRTGQDSQAQQAYRRAIALADDPAVRAFLGQRAGADRPG